A window of Halococcus agarilyticus contains these coding sequences:
- a CDS encoding DUF7112 family protein produces the protein MPERVPHDHPSVETVRATLARRGRSSRPRLALPDDADRFPTGTTRLVLGGETHHARIESGLDGDREITGAYDNARLARDRDGTDRLDEWRSSAGIDLGRSVVVDVVEPGFLYGVREPGERAVYEATEPPDEGLAAIARDLDGDRDG, from the coding sequence GTGCCCGAGCGGGTTCCGCACGACCACCCCTCGGTCGAGACGGTGCGGGCGACGCTCGCCCGCCGCGGCCGGAGCTCCCGGCCACGGCTCGCGCTCCCCGACGACGCCGACCGCTTCCCGACTGGCACTACCCGCCTCGTGCTCGGCGGCGAGACCCACCACGCCAGAATCGAGAGCGGACTCGACGGCGACCGCGAGATCACCGGCGCGTACGACAACGCACGGCTCGCGCGCGACCGCGACGGCACCGATCGCCTCGACGAGTGGCGCAGTTCTGCGGGAATCGATCTCGGCCGGAGCGTCGTGGTCGACGTCGTCGAACCTGGCTTCCTGTACGGTGTTCGCGAACCGGGCGAGCGCGCGGTCTACGAGGCGACCGAACCGCCCGACGAGGGGCTCGCCGCCATCGCACGCGACCTCGACGGCGACCGCGACGGCTGA
- a CDS encoding DUF5807 family protein: protein MDTARTEFLAGDRPDDVLLFIAESAVSDLGTLAQHGEGVERGVVLVLEAERGRSAFEGATGVDPMTLASSAMNSEGDLDLDSFEGECPEADADATEDAGGTAEGDDEAATDEHAPRFVFGFAEERNEEAGGIYAEGDVIHAYAVCECGTAYSDRWVAGE from the coding sequence ATGGACACCGCACGCACGGAGTTCCTCGCCGGCGACCGCCCCGACGACGTACTGCTGTTCATCGCGGAATCGGCGGTCTCGGACCTCGGCACGCTCGCCCAGCACGGCGAGGGAGTCGAGCGGGGCGTCGTCCTCGTTCTCGAAGCCGAGCGCGGTCGGAGCGCGTTCGAGGGTGCGACCGGCGTCGACCCGATGACGCTCGCGAGTTCGGCGATGAACTCCGAGGGCGATCTCGATCTCGATTCGTTCGAGGGCGAGTGTCCCGAAGCGGACGCTGACGCGACGGAAGATGCGGGCGGTACGGCTGAGGGAGACGACGAAGCTGCGACCGACGAGCACGCACCCCGGTTCGTCTTCGGGTTCGCCGAGGAGCGAAACGAGGAAGCCGGCGGGATCTACGCCGAGGGCGACGTGATCCACGCCTACGCGGTCTGTGAGTGCGGAACGGCGTACTCCGATCGGTGGGTGGCGGGCGAGTAA
- a CDS encoding beta/alpha barrel domain-containing protein produces MSNETHPFAERQFAGVALSTTPREEAITISPDDWTAGGLPKQSYAYPWLLVTRDRVDIAAVYGRLRSSVVDTVLDRLIDYLSARDSDEAG; encoded by the coding sequence TTGAGCAACGAGACGCACCCGTTCGCAGAGCGGCAGTTCGCGGGCGTCGCGCTCTCGACAACACCACGGGAGGAGGCGATCACCATCAGTCCCGACGACTGGACCGCCGGCGGGCTGCCGAAGCAGTCGTATGCCTACCCGTGGTTGCTGGTGACTCGCGACCGTGTCGACATCGCGGCGGTCTACGGTCGACTGCGGTCGTCCGTGGTCGACACCGTTCTCGATCGCCTCATCGACTATCTTTCGGCGCGGGATAGCGACGAAGCCGGTTGA
- a CDS encoding helix-turn-helix domain-containing protein: MPISIDRFEHDEELRERTTSERVVRFLLDHDDQAFTRGELADALDADPNTVGTNLSRLKERELVRHREPYWAITDDRERVASAFETRAESAYLDELLGEEDWEEWKEHAASEEALERAREESDDE, from the coding sequence ATGCCGATCAGCATCGATCGGTTCGAGCACGACGAAGAACTCCGTGAACGGACGACCAGCGAGCGCGTGGTCCGATTCCTCCTCGATCACGACGATCAGGCGTTCACGCGGGGCGAACTCGCGGACGCGCTCGACGCCGACCCGAACACCGTCGGGACGAACCTCTCGCGGCTGAAAGAGCGGGAGTTGGTCCGACACCGGGAACCGTACTGGGCGATCACCGACGACCGCGAGCGCGTGGCGAGCGCGTTCGAGACCCGCGCCGAGAGCGCGTATCTCGACGAACTCCTCGGCGAGGAGGACTGGGAGGAGTGGAAAGAACACGCGGCAAGCGAGGAGGCGCTCGAACGAGCGCGCGAGGAATCGGACGACGAATGA